From the Chryseobacterium sp. G0201 genome, the window AAGTTCTACGATTACGTTTTTATCATCGGTTGGATCTTTAGGAATCAAAAGTACTTTCAATTCTTCTTCCAAACCTGGAAGTTTACCCTGAGCTTCTACTTTTTCTTCTTTAGCCATATCGACCAAGTCTCTGTCTGACCCGTCAGCGATGATTTCCTCAGATTCTGCAATATTATCTAAAGCGTTTTTATACTGATCGTAAACTCTTACAATTTTTCCTAAATCGCTGTATTCTTTATTTAATGAAGAATATTTTTTTTGATCTGAAATGATATCAGGCTGTATAATAAGGTCTGCTACCTCATTATATCTTTGTTTTATAGCTTCTAATTTTGGAATTAACGACTTAGACATTGTAGAAATTTTGTGGATGCAAAGATAAGAATTATTAATTCAATACTCAATAGTCTTTGGATAAACTGTAACTATTTGATATTTATTATTTTGTCTATAGATAGATATTTTCTTTTTCGGATTTTAAAATAATGCACATATATTTTTATTTAAGTCTTTTTGTCTTGAAACAAAAGAACGAAAAATTCAAGACTGGAAATTTTGACTAAAAATTATTCAGAAATATTTTTAGAAAGTTTTTTATCAATCAAATACAGAACAATTCCTAAGGCTATTATGCCTAATCCGATAAGACTTTCTTTAGGATTATGAATCAACGTAAAATATAAAATATAGAGACTGAATAACATAAAAACACTCGGAAAAATATAGAATAAATTGGATTTGAATATTTTCCTGTCACTCTTTTTAAGAAAGAAAACTGTAGAAATTGCCAATGTTGCAAACAATTGAAGAATAAACGAGGTATAGACAAAAATTTCTTTAAAACTTCCTGTCAGAATAATCAAAGTCGCGATAACTGCATGCGCAAAAATTGCCCGAACCGGGATTCCTTTTTTGTTATTGACTGATAAAGATTTCCATAATCGGTTTTCTTTCGCAAAAGCCTGCGTCAATCTCGAACCTACCCATAAATAACCACTGATCGTAGCGACCAATTGTAAGGCAATAAAAACATTTACTATTTTTCCAAAAGAATGACCAAGCATATTATTTGCTGCTTCCCTCATTACATCTTCTTTTCCTGCCAATTGGTGGATCGGAGCATGTTTCAACATAATGTAATTGATCAAAATATAGCAAACCGTTACGAAAACTGTTCCTACGATCAATGCTTTGGGAAGATTTTTTTGAACATCTTTAATTTCTCCTGCAATGTATGAGG encodes:
- a CDS encoding APC family permease, which translates into the protein MSTTSHQIGWKTAVAIVVSNMIGTGIFTTLGFQLVDVTNTYSIFLLWMIGGVLALFGAFCYAELGSHFKGNGGDFIYLKETYHPLLGYLVSWISLIIGFSSPVALAALAMSKYLSAFDFTFGTWFSVVVIFLVALSLSFSLKASSRFHNFFTFIKIAFIIVLIILGVVLSEPQIGNSLSFTDSWKDEMMLPAFATSLVFVTYSYTGWNSASYIAGEIKDVQKNLPKALIVGTVFVTVCYILINYIMLKHAPIHQLAGKEDVMREAANNMLGHSFGKIVNVFIALQLVATISGYLWVGSRLTQAFAKENRLWKSLSVNNKKGIPVRAIFAHAVIATLIILTGSFKEIFVYTSFILQLFATLAISTVFFLKKSDRKIFKSNLFYIFPSVFMLFSLYILYFTLIHNPKESLIGLGIIALGIVLYLIDKKLSKNISE